Genomic window (Candidatus Eremiobacteraceae bacterium):
GCCGGTGATGTACGCGGAGTAGGTGGAGCGCGACTCCATGATCGCTTGCTTGATGGCGTCGTAACTCAGCTCGACGACTTGGTAGTCGGGCCGCGGCACCTGGCCGACCGTGTTCATGGTGGACGAGAGTTGTCCGTTCGGATCGCCGGGATCGGTGGTGGTGACAATGATGGCGACGTCGTTGCTATTCCCCAATGTCTTGAACGCCAAGGGGTTCACAATGATTTGACACTTCGCCGAGCAGCCGGGCGTGTCGGCCGGATTATGGTCGGACGAAGCGAGTTGCAGCACATCGTTGACTTTGGACATGGCCACTCGTCCGGCCATTTCGGCATCCATATGCGTCTGCGCGAAGCTGAAGTGACCGAACGCCGTGATGAACTCGGCGAGGGTGAGCGAGAGGACCAAGCCGAGGATGCCCATCGCGAACATCATCTCGATGAGTGAGAATCCCCGGCTGCCGATTCTTGTTCTAAATCTAGGCATCGTTTGTCACTGTCCGATCGTCGGCTGTGGCGTTGGTGTGGGCTTCGCCGTAGGCGTGGGAGACGGCTTAGGAGTCGCCGACGGTTTGGGTGTGGGCTTCGCCGTAGCAGTGGGAGACGGCTTGGGAGTCGGCGGCGGAGTGGGTGTCGTAGGCGCTGACGGCGCGGGAGTCGGCGTGATCGTGGGCTTCGGTGTCGGCAACAGCGGAGGGCTGGCCGCCACGAGCGGTTGCGGATCGTCTTTCTTCATGCCGTGCACTTCGTAGACGCCCTCGCCGCTGTTCACCCATACGGTGATGTCGGCCGCGTGCGTGTCGCTGCCCCGGATGCTGGCGGACCACATGTATGCAAGGCTGTTCGTGGAGCCATGGCACTGGATCTCGTTGCCTGGTACGTGCCAGGCGTTTCCGTCGGTGGCGCCCGGCGCCGGCTTGGTGTAGCTGTCGTTATATGAGGGCACCGGTGTGCCGCAATCGTTGAAGCCGCTGCCCGGGGTCATGCTCGGCGCCGGATTGACTTCACTCCAAAAATTTGAATCGTTTTGCATCTGCGACAGCAGATAGTTGCCTTCGCCGACAGCAACAGTGCTCGATGCGGCATCGCTCTGCGCGGCGCTCGTCGCGATCATGTCTTGCGACACCAGCAAGAATACTAGTGTCAAGAGCGTGATGGCTACCAGGACTTCTAAGAGCGTCGTGCCGCGCTGGCGCATTAAGGCTACCTCGTCGAGATATAGTAACTTACGGACCTTCTATATCCGTGTGACCTGGCTAACAGCCCGTCTGTTACACCACGTGCCTATTATATCGTCGCCCGACCT
Coding sequences:
- a CDS encoding prepilin-type N-terminal cleavage/methylation domain-containing protein, with protein sequence MRQRGTTLLEVLVAITLLTLVFLLVSQDMIATSAAQSDAASSTVAVGEGNYLLSQMQNDSNFWSEVNPAPSMTPGSGFNDCGTPVPSYNDSYTKPAPGATDGNAWHVPGNEIQCHGSTNSLAYMWSASIRGSDTHAADITVWVNSGEGVYEVHGMKKDDPQPLVAASPPLLPTPKPTITPTPAPSAPTTPTPPPTPKPSPTATAKPTPKPSATPKPSPTPTAKPTPTPQPTIGQ
- a CDS encoding prepilin-type N-terminal cleavage/methylation domain-containing protein, with product MPRFRTRIGSRGFSLIEMMFAMGILGLVLSLTLAEFITAFGHFSFAQTHMDAEMAGRVAMSKVNDVLQLASSDHNPADTPGCSAKCQIIVNPLAFKTLGNSNDVAIIVTTTDPGDPNGQLSSTMNTVGQVPRPDYQVVELSYDAIKQAIMESRSTYSAYITGGAPSSTSVLARNVENFNITPLNWDPIKGFASGLQVNIQTSGPAQGGRPASVANTSNTVYFSTYAGFQ